The following is a genomic window from Carassius carassius chromosome 24, fCarCar2.1, whole genome shotgun sequence.
GATGATGACCCGAAAATAAGTCAACtattaaaaagaacagctgaacAACAGTTCACAAATAACAAatattggtaacattttacaatgatGTCATTTAATGTGTTAACTATCATGAACAAACAACgaacatatattacagtatttattagtcTTTGTTTGCATTAGTTAATAAATACAGTCGTTgactgttagttcatgttagttcacagtgcataaactaatgttaacaaacacaacttttgattttaataatgcattagtaaatgttgaaattaatattaactaagattaataaatgctgtagatgtaggttattgtttattgttagttcatgttaactaatgtaattaactaatgttaactaattaaACCTTACTGTTAATTGTTtccaaaatattgtttaatttttgttactgcctttagttattattttggaaaaaaaatataaaaatgcataaaaacactatgaaaatgtataattagtaatatatatatatataattattattattatttttttaataggctaatatttatttaaccaggaaaatGTGACAACATAAAAGTGTAACAGGGCTATAAATATCTGCCTCCTCATTTTAAAACACCACAGCAGGCCACTGCTAGgctacatattatttattttccaacacTGCTGTAAAATTAACCAATGGTTTTCACGGGTAGGACACCAAACTTAAGTGTTTTCAGGTCCACGTCGAATTTACACTCAAACTATCACGAAAACGCTATTTTATTATGCAAATccattaaaagggatagttcacccaaaatttaaaatcctgtcatcatttactcaccctcatgtcattttaaacctgcATTTTTctatggaaaacacacacacacacaaagattctGAAGACAGTTGTGGTTACCATGCATACATTAGACACATATTATTTTGAGTTGTACAGAAAAACGAAGTATATGTTAAGAAAAACGTGGAGGtatataaattatgacaattttcattttgggtagaACTACCTCTTTAAGTGGAATTCTAGAAGATAtaagcaggggcgctgcacaagatcccgggccctatgcataggcagtcctaatgggcccccctccccttgaaaatatatattccagacttttcaagggccctctcttcctttggggccctggtaatcagtactggttttacccccagtccagcgcTCCTGGATATAAGTCTGATATAATAGAATGTTGCGATCCAACAGAAATAACAATACGTTATGGGAGCTGTGCAGTGATATAGTGCACACTTCACAGCTGTTACGAACCAGAAGCCATGACTGGAACTATCCGTTTCATTAAcattttgtctttaaaaataCAGACCATGAGCGATCACAGTTTGACACGTTCAGTTTCCAAAGGTAGTTTGCATCGCAAGTCAGCGCTCTCACTCCATCTACTTGAGACTCATGTCAACTGCTATGGGTGCCAAAAGTCACAAAAACTTTCCTCCATGTAGACTGCCGTTCAATCTTTGTTCACATTATTCgtcttgattttattaatttaatttaaggatGATACCAATACAATGCAAATGGTTACTGTCCTGCttcaattaatgtaatttaataggAAACTGAATTTGTTTTAGAAgtcttcataaaataaataaataaagatacacCATATACCAGTACCATATTGGttgagttttatttaaaaaaaaatgtttagtagggcatttttatttttatttatcagttaTCTTTACATGTATTTTCATCACTCTGAAGTTTATTATTACTCAGTCCTTTTATAGGACTGAGTAATAATAAACTTCACAGTGatgcatatataatattaataataattataataatacattttgtgttAATAAAGGGTTTCAAGTGCTTTTCAAATATTTGCTGACACAGTTTTCCCACATTCTGACTGTTACAACTATATGGAGATGAACCTAATGCAACCTACTTTGAATCTACAGATGTTAACACAATTTCAGAAAATGAAACCATATTTCATGTGCTGTAAATCCCTGTATAAACATCTATTCAAAGCATTGTCATTGGTATAAATGGTCAATCTATAAACAGAGACAACACAGAAGGGTTTCTCTGGGGCATAATTGAATTATTTTGATTTGGCCATATCTAAACAATCCAAAAGGGAAATCTAACTGATAAAGAATTAGGCAACTTAAAGTTGACCTGCTCAACTCAGAAGCTTATAATAGGGCAGAACATAGTGTTGAAAAATGCATGCAGTGAAAAACATTTCCTGGCATTTTCAAGATTTTAAAGGCCATAAAGTAGGGACCGATAATTAGGTACAAAACATTCATCTGAAATACAAATCCAGTCAGTAGATTAGGATATATAACCAAACTATATAGCCTTTTGAGAAATGTTCATTCCTGCTCAAATTCCATTTGTCAAAGAATGTTCTTAGTAAATATTCTGATCAATAATCcacattcattaacagagagagatagagattaAAAGCATGTACCAGAGGACGTTCAAGTATTGTGAGGCAGGAGCATTTATAAATTATCTTATTTTGGCACAAGAAAAATATTCAAAGATATAGTGTCAACACAGATTattaaaaaacacttttgagAAAGCAGTTCATGCTTATAAGATAGTGTCCAAAGAAGATGGATGAGAATTACTGGAAATTCCGTgttcagctcttaaagtgaccgttCTTCGAGAGGCCTATAGCTTTAGTTCAGTTCAGTATGTAACACTGCAGCTAGTTCACTCTCTTTTGTTTACAAGCTTGTTTTTGCATCACAGTGTCGTTGGTGTTGACAAAGTTATCTAAGCCTATTTCTCTTGACCACAATGGTTCCGGCCACAATGTCATACACAGTCCTGTTGTGCTGAAAGAAAAGAAGTGTGATGAACGCTGGAAAGAAGAAAGCGATGGAGAAGTTCTTGTTTAACGCTCTCACGGTTGACCTACAAGAAAATCAAAATACaagtttaaaaatgacattttggaaaaaggtcaaatatttaaaaagaaagagaGTGATGTTAACAGCAACACTGACGCAGAAAGCGTGACGTTAGTCGCTGGTACCACAAGAACGCGGTTTGGCTGAACCAGGACGGAGCTGTCACATGTCACCACTCGTAAGCCAATGAGGAACTTCCCTGGTGTCGCTCCACCAGCCCCCCAAATACATATGATCTGAAATCAATCAAAAACAGTTATACAGGTCTTCATGAATTATTTCAGCAGATTAAATCAACTGTTTGAACTAACCTCATAAAAGCAAACTAATATCCTGTACACTAGAGCCACAAGCATCATTTTCTGCAATTCCTCCATTGATGTGTCCTCATCAATCTCCTCTACAATGAAGTGAATGGCAAACTTTGAGATGTCCCTAAAATTGacgataaattttttttttttttttttggttaatgaCAAAATTAGcaatatgttgtgtgtgtgtacatgcatacAGCGTGAGCAATACGTTAGGAAATATAAAGAATAAAATTTCAGACTTACTTCATTCCACTCAAGTGGACAATACTGAGGATAATTGTagctttaatgaaaaaaagaataaagaaatccACCATTTCTGCCAAGAACCGTTGGAAAGGAGAGGGAATATAATATTCCCTACCTAAACAAAACACATTGTAGACATGAACTGTTTTTGTAAAGTGGATCATTCTTATCATCATATGTCTTAATATATAGgccaaaataaaaaatcttaacatTTTCAAAGATTAGAATAATATTTGCTTCACAATTACCtgatcattctaatataaaacTGGCGATTATAAGGAATTGTGTTTTTTCATCTAGCCTTTCACAAATTAAAAAGTCTCAAACAACACGTTTTCATGTGAATGTTTTAATTCGTAATCATTTCATAGTTTTTTCCCCCTTGTTTCCACAATTtcacattctacctggtttttcttttacaataaacattttaactaACATTACGCAATTGTGCTGTTTATATCACTATAAAATACTCGTTCTATTCTGTTAGACATTGTGTTAATTGTTAATTATTAATGCTCACATAataataaaaccataataaatgaAGTTGAATAGCCTGAGTTTGACAAAAGCATATTTCTGGAAGTCAGGTGTACCACATTACTGAAATACTTACTTTATAACGAGAATAACCCAAGTGTTAACATTGTACAGATCATATGAATAAAACGAAATTATTCTACACTAACTGAAATGCATAAACTAAACGCAAAATCCAAGACGGCTTGTCCAAGAGGATGTTAGATTCACCATTAGGGAAGCGGTTAATGATCAACCCAATACAACAGCTAGCCTGGCagtattaacaacaacaacaaaaaaagataagACGTTATTCATCTGATATTATCACCTGGCTGTTGCGCATCTCCATTAGGCTGCTGTAGTTGTTGTTGTGGCCGCTGCGCGTGCGCTGTGGCGGGCGCTCGAGAACTCTGTCCGCTCGCGTTCGCAGCAACAGCAGGAAAACCAAACGGGCTGCTAAACCAATTGCGAAGGTCTCCGTTAGTCATTTCTGCACCCCATGTCGTCCCCCCAGGCGTTTCATTTGCTCCTTGTGTTGACAAACACGGCGGGAAGGAAAGCGCAGACATGGCTATCCAGCTCTGCCAGTTCATATAGCTGTAGTAGTACTGCCACATCCACTCCTGTAATCTTTCGCAGTACTCCGTGGTGGTGACAGCGGAGGCTGTGTCTTGCTTGCCCTGGGCACAGGGCTTGTGAATCGGTGTTTTCATGTTTTCAGCGTCCCAGGTTCTACTGTTTCTTGCCGACAATTTGTCTTTATCACGAGCGTTTTCCTCTAACTCCGCCATGACACCTATGTTTCGTGACGAAGTCGGTATCGATTTAATCAACTTCCGGCAACATTTCTGCACGCAAAATAAAAGTGATGgaagatattagcataacaaagaGGTAACTCTTCTTACCTTTTCAACTGCCCAGAGGTGTATTTAGCTAAGAATTGGTAGATTTCATCATCattaatattagtagtagtagtatttgtattattattattattgttctcaaATTATTCAAAATCATAGAAAATGGATGACAGTAGATACTTGTGTACAGTGAACATTGTTCTTTATACTTAAAAAAGCTGATATTTATTTACTAGCTATTTTTCTTAATGTTGTAGCTATTTTACTATTAAActgcacttttaaaataaaattgcaaatATAAAGATAATTTGATTATAAATATGCCctactttaaaatgtcatgcTTAATTCAATTTGTTTCTTGCTGTGTCTTTTGtaataatttgtgaaatttacaagcaatttgaAAATTGTTGCACctccaattaaattttttttagctattttacTGATATCTGTTTTGCCTGATTTACGTCTAGGCTTATGTGCCATTAAGCAAATAGTTCAGTTTAACTTATAATATGTTGCAGACAAAATAAAACTGGAGTAAAAATGTGTCTCAAAACCTACAGTCTACATGAGACAGGTGTTAAAGTGGGGCAGCAAACATGATGCTCATAAACCGCATCAATGACAAAGTccaattaatttaaacaataataaaaaaaaagtgataatatcAAGGTACAAGCAGCAAAGATGTTCTCTTCTGGACTGATGCTGTATTTCTGCTTTCCGCCCTGTATGTCCATCACCAAGTACTAAGAATGGAAAATGAAAGGAGAGACAGTAAGATAAGAACAGTAAATGTGAACTATGAAGCACAGTAAAATATTGCTGACAGACCATTATATTAATACTGAGTCTGGCTTAGGGTACAAGTACTAGTTTTCATAGATTATCAAATCAATACACATTCATGAGacccaagttttttttatttatttatatttcacaatgaaATTAACACAGACATAATATAAGTACCTATACTGAGTGACTACGTgcctctaaaataaaatgttaatgcttTATTTCGTTAGAAAACAACATCTTTGTGGAGTGATTAATGGTATAGTTCAcctcataattaaaataaaaaaaatgttttgcctaCCATCCGATTAATAAAAGTGGCAAGctccaaaaatgaccaaagacaCCATTTAAACATcgtaaaagttgttttaaatctgggcctattcctcacacaaagctattgcaTGGATTCGAATGTCTTAGAAAGATAGTAGATAGATATAGTGcattatgtcattatttttttttattttttgagctgGACAGCTCCTGCTCATCTTTCACTATATAGAAATAATGTGACCACTCTGCTAAACTTTAACtcgtgtttcacagaaaaaaagaaaatctttgaAACAACAGGAAAGTGAGAAAACGATTAAAGAATTTTCATTTGGGCTGAAACTAGTACTATAGCATTAGTATAGCATTCATATATTtagttaattttcatattttattaaatttttatgggTAATTTATTACTACTTCAATTTGCATTCTGTCAGCAAGAACTACAAATAAGTCATTAAACGTTACATTGCATATCCTGTAGATGGCGTTAAATACATTAGCAACTAAATGTGCAGGTGTACTACCTTTAGTCATGAATAAAACATATGTccataatttaaaatgaactacatgaagaagtaaaaaaaaaaaaaaatcaagaaaattaCTATTAATAATTCATTAGCTGCCtatttgtatgtaaatatatacaagcACAGGCGGACCGGTCCTGATTAATGAATAATTCATAAGCTTCTGCAGCAGTGTTCATGTCCACTGCTGCATTCGCAGCTTTCAAAAGGACAGTCACGCGTCTTAGAATATACCAAAGAAATAATAATGTCATCTGTTACTCTTTTCCTGGATTTGAGTGTATTTGAATCTTTAAACAGTTTTAATCGTTTCAGCATTTGACTTGTATGGCGGGGTGCCACAAACTTAGGTAAGAAGACGTCTGCAAGGTAGATCTCCATAGCGACGTCTGTATTGTTGCACGAGTTTCTTCGAGTTGTAATCTGTCTCGATTTAAAATTCGAGTTATTTTGATGCACAGCCATAGCAAGGATACTAGGATACAGGCAAACCGTTGGAGGCAGGGAGGGCAAGAGAGAGGGGACAGAGGCGAGGATGGGAGGAGAGATAACCGTTCAGCCACTGGCCTTCACCAGAGTGCTTAATATTCAATGACCTGTGATCCAAACTCACGCAGGGGACGTCAAAACAACAGAGGTTTAATCATCTCAAAGAAGGAAGCACAAGGCGAAGTGAACTACTGCTCTTGCATTAGAAGTCGACCCTCGCCAGTGGCGATTTTAAAACTTTTGCATTTGAGAATTAATTTCCAAAGTCAGGATGCAACGGCGTCTTGTATCGTATGCAAATACGCCTTCTGACGTAGCTGATCATGTGGGTTTTGGCGTAGATCCCCCTGCGATCGCCAATTTTTTTCGGCTGTTGTCTTTAGAATTCGGCGGAATCGTTACAATCGTACGCTTCTGTGGGCTGTACAAGTGGAAAAGTACGCAATTTCGGACTCTAGCTGTCAGTAACCTCACATCCCAGCCTTTTCCGTTGGTTGGTGGGCAGGTAAGAATGGCTGAATTATTTGTGTCGGTTGGGAAATGAGCAAACAAACCTTAAAGTTGCGGGCGCGTTTGAATGCACACACCATACGTAGTAGCCTGAAACGTAGTGTAAAGTGCTTCTGATGCCCGTTTGTTTATTTCAGCTGAACTTTGTTTGCCCAAGGCATATTGTAGAAAGAGAGCACCAGAATAACCGCATCGACCTGACCCGATAACCTCAGTTTTAACGTTTCCAACGCTGTGATTTGTGTGGCTTGCGGAAAGTTTCATAGAACTGTTAAAGTTAATAGGCAGTGGGAGCGAAAACAGGTCTACTTCTCTGATGTCGAAATAAGCAGCAAAATATGGCTTCCAATGTCGACATGGCGTTACGTCGGTCCAAGTGATTTTTATTGGAGTCTGTTTTGCTTCAATGAACCCCTCTTTTCCGTTGCACGCCACGATCGGGAATTTATTTCGAACCAAGAATGATTAATTCATGCACTTGTGTGAAGTGAGCATGGCACGCAACTACTTTGATTTGGGCTCGGTGTCGTATGATGTAGGCAGTGGTGACGCCTTCCACGACCAGACTGCATGGCACAAGCATCAGACGCGAGCCACATTGCAGCACTGTGCTCACAGCTGTGATAGTTCCCAAAACTGTCGCATCCGTACTACTAGAGACTCATAGCACCCCATATAATGCAAATTCATTTCTGAAGCTGAATTTGCGACTCAATAAGTGCCGATCTGAGTTGTTCAAATGTCTTAATATAGCATAAGGTTGATGCACTGTAAATAATCTCGGCGAATATTCCCAGGACACCTCAGGTGATTCAAGTGTATCAAACTAACGTCCCACGCGTGATATTTGCTTCATCGTCCAATCACGTCATTCCAAATGCATTCCCAAGGTATGAACAGAGTACAGACCGAATCTCCCATCTGTCAGAAATCCTGGACTGTTTACTTATGACTGGCAGGTCTTTCCTACTCTTACAGGTACTCTGATCTTGCTAGAAAATCACTTAAAATATTCCTCCAATATGGTTTAGTGCAAGGGTgcccaaactctgtcctggaaggctggtgtcctgcagagtttagctccaaccccaattagacacacctgaaccagctaatcaagctcttcctagtcatactagaaacttccaggcaggtttgttgaggcaagttggagctaaactctgcaggacaccggcccatCAGGACTGAGTTTGGGCACTCCTGGTTAGAGGGTGAATGTATCATCAGAGGGTTTTCTTGAGTTTAAATAAAGTTATACTTGTCAATAAAGCTCTGACTACATCTGTATCTTTAGATCTTGCTGCAACTTTAGTGGTGATTCCTAAACCATCACATGTGAAtagtttttcttaaaataatcatATATCTCCTCCCTTGGAATCTCATATTACTCAAGtgtaaaatactgtttttgttcTTACCACATGCTCCTTCATATCACGATGGACTTTATAATCTGAGGTTTAGTTTGCAGTATAAGGCTAAATGAGAGAAAATCACTTTAGTTGCTCTTGTTTGTTGACAATCTAGTAATTTATTTAGGATTATCAATTAGTATCATGTTTTAATATGTCGTTTACTCATCCTAGTAAATAACTGATCTTTAGAAATTGGCTTAGAactaaacaaaatattattaatatacacaCTGTAAAGAAAGCCATTGTCATATGCTTAGTTATTTTCCCCCATTATGCTCACTGAAGGGCATTCGGATGCAATTTCATTGAAGTTTATTCTGTATTtatggcattttaaaaataacCAAACATTCTCTCTTCTCCTGGCACAAATACACTTGCCAACCCGTTCTCCTTGTGGGTCGTAGTATGGTAGTATCTCTCATTACAGCGGTTTATTCATGGAACCAAGACTGAGGCAACTCTTACAAAGTAGTGACGCGTATTGTGAAAAGTACAACTCCGCTTGAGTTGCTCTGGCGCAAAATGCAGTTTGTGCCAGGTGACTGGCTGGATTTAAAATGGCTGCCCGCGTTCGTGAGGAGCTGACGTCTTTGAGGAGGTGGTTGCTgctgcctctgcctctgcctcgTAGCTCGTGCTGTCAGTGACTAAGCCGACAGTCGCTGATGTCACAGCCGTGGGCTGGGCTCCCTTCAAAGCTGTGTGTTCTCTGTCGGTTCTGGTGGTCATGACTACACTGAAAGCAGAGCCTCTTTGTGAGGGATTCTGACCTCACATTGGAGCCAGGTTATTTATTAGTCATCACTACTAAAGCTATTAATTTCCCTGTGTTCATGTCCTGTAAGAGAGAGTCACAACTGACGTGTGTTACCAGCTGAAGTTGCAGTTGGAGGTGGCAAACTATCTTGTTCTGTTTTTTTACTGCATAATGAGTACAACAGATCATGATTCATCACTATTATCCATGTCATAACTTGCCATCATTCTTgtatatgattattatatatatatccgagCATGCTGAATGTGTTTGAGTGGCATTGAAAGCAGCAGGGTttttatacaaattataataGATTCTTACTTGAACTAAAGAAAATGAAACAATCAGTTTGAGTAGTTGTTTTCTTAGAGGGAGAAAAGCTTAAACTTTTTGCATTCGCTCGCTCTTTAGCAGTCTCTCTGTTGCCAATATTTTGCCCTACTTTTGCAGTCGTGACCCAGCTTTTCTGTAAGTGTAATTGGAGAGACTGCATATAACTGTAATACCTAACAAATGACACCGAAGTTTATTCCTTTGCCTGAGCAGATGGTGTTTGACTACAGCGGCTACATTTTAAAGGCTGTAGATAGATCCTCAGGTGACTTAAACAACATTCACTTTGTGTTTGAGctgttgtatttgttttagagAAGCTAAACTGTTATAGCAAATGTGAAAGATGGAGTTGCTCCATCAgggatatgaaataaaattacggTATTATGAAGATGTTGAGTTTATGCTTGAGTTACAGTCTCATCTGTGGCCTGACCTGATCTTACACTAGGGAGAAAAGAAAATAAGTGTTTGCAGTCAAGAGTATCTGTCACGAGGAGTGTCCATTCTTTGTTTAGAGCGGAAGTTTATTCATTTTGAACTGGTGCCTCTGAGGAATTGTCAGAAATGGTGGTGTTTAGATGAACGTCTAAGATACAAATACCAATCCAGTTGTTCTTTTTTCTAGGTGAGGAGAGGCTGGGCGAAAAGGAGGCAGAGTAGGAAAATCGCCACATAGGACCTTACAGATATTAAACTCCAAAAAGGGGAAGACCATCATTGACAGGTGGGCCGCTGATTTAAAAAGATTTGTAGTGTTGATGCAGTGATATGGAGTAACGTGACTGAGCGTAACGTTGATGTTTGTACATCAGAGACAGACCATGCTTCTAGTGTCCTCGTTAATTAAATAGGTTTTCATCCTGTAGAAGATTTCAGACTTTGAGAGACATAGATAAAAGCTCAGGATGTGCTGGTACCAATGAAAAGATGAACAGTAGTCAGTAAAGATGGTCCATATTGATGTAAAATTATAACTTCAAAGCTCTTCATAGCTGAATGCCTGAGCTTGGTTTAAATTTACCCACTTCTCATGTCTCTTTCAGACAGCTCACTTTTTTTCAGTTCTTTGCTTTGTAATATGTTTTCCCTACAAATCTATTAATACTTCTACATTCtagataataaataaacaaaggacTCATATTGAAGAGATTTGATTGGTGCGATGAGCTAGGGATGTATCATAATTAATTTTATGACTGATCAACTTTAGTAATTCTCATATGAGCAATAAATTCCTCATATGTAAGTTATATTGTGTCTAATCAAATTAcaataccaaaaataaaaatggatcaGAATTCTACAAGCGATTATAGGCACATCACAACATTAGAATTTACAGTATGAAAAAGGATCTTCATTTTGAGGTTTGCTAGATTGCATTTAACagtgatattaaattattattttaaaagatgacaGCAAAGGGAATCTAAATGAGCATTTATAAGTAAATATTCAATATCGACTGATACAGATCAATTAAAATAATG
Proteins encoded in this region:
- the LOC132103054 gene encoding protein FAM8A1-like; protein product: MAELEENARDKDKLSARNSRTWDAENMKTPIHKPCAQGKQDTASAVTTTEYCERLQEWMWQYYYSYMNWQSWIAMSALSFPPCLSTQGANETPGGTTWGAEMTNGDLRNWFSSPFGFPAVAANASGQSSRAPATAHAQRPQQQLQQPNGDAQQPGREYYIPSPFQRFLAEMVDFFILFFIKATIILSIVHLSGMKDISKFAIHFIVEEIDEDTSMEELQKMMLVALVYRILVCFYEIICIWGAGGATPGKFLIGLRVVTCDSSVLVQPNRVLVVPATNVTLSASTVRALNKNFSIAFFFPAFITLLFFQHNRTVYDIVAGTIVVKRNRLR